Genomic DNA from Opitutaceae bacterium:
CAAGATCAAAGAGGTAGAAATCGTTGAAGTCCTTCACCGTCGGATCGGTGAGCAGGCCGCGGCCTATCAGGCTGGCCTCCTCCTCGCCCGCAAGCACACGCACGCCAATGCCCGTGGCCGCCTTGATCCGTGCGCAGAAGTCAGAGCCGTTCACGGCGTCACGCACCGCGCTGGTCGCCACCACCTGGATTGTTCCGGGATGAAACGTGCGACTGCGCTCGACGAGTGCCGCCACGGCTTCGACTCCGGATTGCATTCCCTCCTCACCCAGACGCGGGGGACTTCCGCTGATTCCAGCGCTGATGCGCACCTCCAGCGCATGAGAATCCAGGGAATGGATGCGTCCCCCCGCCGTCCGGTGTGCGACGAGAACCTTGATGGAATTGCTGCCGATGTCGATCACGGCAACGGTAGGGCTGGCTGAATCCTGGGTCATGCCGGTCATTGCGCTTTTGATCAAAGTGTGAAGGAAGGAGGGGCAATCAGGGCGACAAACTCCCCCTTGATGCTGACAGTCGCGAGCCGCTCGCGGACTTCGCCGCTACGTCCAACGAGGAACAGTTCGTGGAGCTTGGTCACCTCCTTGGCGATGCAGACGACACGATCAGGTCCCAGGCATGCCACGATTTCATCGGCAAACTTGAGGATGCGATGGCAGCTTTCATAGACCACAAGGGTGTAGTCAAAATCGCGATACTTGTTGAGAAAAGCGGTTCGTGCGGCGGATCTTGGCGGAAGGAAACCCACGAACAGAAAACCGTGGGTGGGCAGACCGGAGGCGCTCAGTACGGCCGCCAGCGCGGTGGGGCCCGGCACCGGAACCACGGGAAGACCCAGTCGGCGGCAGGCCCTGACGAGGCGAAAGCCGGGGTCGCTCAAGCCGGGTGTTCCCGCGTCGCTGACAACCGCCACTGATGCTCCGCCGCGGATTCGCTCGGCGAGTTCATCGGCCACCTTCTCCTCATTGTGTTCGTGGTAGGAAACCAACTCGCGGCGCAGTCCAAAACGTGAGAGCAGAGCGCCTGTCGTGCGTGTGTCTTCGCATGCCACGACATCCACGGCGCCAAGAAGAGCTCTGGCGCGTTCGGATACGTCGGCGAGATTTCCGATCGGTGTTGCGATGACGTACAGATGCCCCGGTGTCGGCACGAGCGAGCGGTTGTGAGACGCGTCAGTCATGCAACGAGAGAGGAACAAGCGCTGGATTGTCGCAATGCCCGTGACTGGGCGAAGAAAGAAATCCGGCGCAACGCGCGCCGGATTGAAACTGTCTGAACCTTTCGATTCGTGCTACCGGCCCGCCCCTGGGGTCTGCCCCATCCCGGGAACCTGCCCCTCCCAATTGGCCGGGCGGCTCCACGGAATTGAAGTATCCCGCTGGGAGGTGCAGCCGGATGCGGCGAAGCAACCAGCCAGGATAAGCAAGGCAAAGAGGACACGGGGCAGGTGTTTCATGTTTTTGCGAAGTTGGAGATCGATCGCTGATTGGGCAAGCTGACCGTATTCATTGTTCCATCAAATGTTGGGTGCCAACACTACGACGGCGCAATTTCATACGGAATAAGTGCTTTCGTACCAAGGGCTTTTGCCTTGTCTTTTGGCAAGGCCATTGGCGACCAGGCGCTCGAGGATCTTGTAGACCTGTTCTGTGTGTTCGGGGGCGCCAATGTGCGCGGCCAGCGATTCCGGCGTGTGAGCCTTGCCCGGCATGGATGCCAGTGCAGCCGCCACCTTGACCTTGATGACGAGCACGCCGCCCGCCGCCTTCTTCCCAGCCTCGACTCCGGGCTGGTGGTAGGCGTTGATGCCGATCAGGGAAGCGTACAGTCCGACAACCCGCTCGTAGAGGGCGATGAGCATGCCGATCGTTCGCGGTGAAATCTCGTTCACGGTGATGGTCAGCGAAGAGCGATCCTTCTCCGACAGGGCATCGCGTGTTCCGAGCAGGAACCCCTGGAGGTAGTCGCCGGAGGTTACTCCAGGATCGACCTCGAGCGAGGTGCCGGCGCGATCCTTCAGGACTTCGATGAAGGTGACGAAGAAGTTGTTAACGCCCTCCCGGAGCTGCTGGACATAGGCGTGCTGGTCCGTGGAGCCCTTGTTTCCGTAAACCGCGATGCCCTGATTCACGACGCGGCCCTGAAGATCGAGCTCCTTTCCAAGGGATTCCATCACGAGCTGCTGGAGATAACGTGAGAAGAGCAGCAGACGGTCCTTGTAGGGGAGCACAACCATGTCCTTCGATCCGCGAGCCTCTGTGGCGAAGTACCACATCAATGCAATCAACGCGGCGGGATTTTCCGAGGTGGTCGTGCCGCGGGTGACGGTGTCGACAGCGGATGCACCCGCGAGCAGGGCATCGATATCGATGCCCTGAAGCGCGGCTGGCAGCAGGCCGACTGCGCTCAGCTCCGAAGTGCGGCCTCCAACCCAGTCCCACATGGGAAATCGTGCAAGCCATCCCTCCTTTTCGGCGGTCTGGTCGAGCCTCGAGCCCGCCCCTGTCACAGCAACCGCATGCCGGCTGAAATCGAGTCCCGCCGCCTTGAATGCCATTGCGGCCTCAAGCTGGCCGTTGCGGGTCTCCGGGGTGCCGCCCGATTTTGAAATCACCACGACCAGAGTCGTGGGAAGCCTGCCAGCGAGGCCGGCGAGAACGTAGTCGATGCCATCGGGGTCCGTGTTGTCGAAGAAGGAGACGGCCATGCGGTCCTTGCCGGGGCGGCCCAGCGCATGATGAACAAACTGCGGGCCGAGCGCGGATCCCCCGATGCCGACCACCAGCAGATGGGTGAACTTGCCTGAAGGACCATGTACCACGCCCTCGTGCACCTTTGAGGCGAACGCCTTGATCGCACCCAGAGTCTGAGAGATCTCTGCCTTCAATCCGGCGGTTGGAGCAAGTTCGGGAGCCCTTAGCCAATAGTGTCCCACCATTCGATTTTCGTCCGGATTGGAAATGGCGCCCGTTTCCAAAGCTTTCATCGCAGCGTAAGCCGACTGCATCGGCTTTTCCATTGTCGCCAGGAATCCGTCCGGAAACGGGATGCGGCTGATGTCGACGGAAAGGCCGAGATCGGGGTTCTGGTACAGGTATTTCTTGAATCGGGACCAGCTCATGAGGCGGTTTTCCTGGTGAAATGATGCGTGTGTGAGGCCGAATCAACTGGACCATCCGGGGCGACCTCCAGGCCCCGGACGGATCCGTCGAGTTGTCAGAGATACTTGTCCGTCACGGCGCCCTCGGACGCGGTGGTGACCAAGGCGGCGTATTTCGCCAGCACCCCGCGAGTCTCCTTTGGCTTCTTCGGTTTCCACGCCTTGAGGCGGGCCTTGATTTCCTTTGCAGGCAGATTCAGCGAGAGTTCATTCCTGACGGCGTCGATCGAAATCGGGTCGCCGTTTCGAATGATCGCGATGGGGCCCCCGATGGCGGCTTCGGGGGTGATGTGGCCCACAACGAACCCGTGGCTTCCGCCTGAGAAACGGCCGTCCGTGATCAGGGCGACGTCCTTGCCGAGGCCCTTGCCCATGATGGCGCTGGTGGGTCCCAGCATTTCACGCATGCCGGGGCCGCCGCGCGGCCCCTCATTGCGGATGACGACGACGTGGCCGGCCTTGACCTTGCCATCGAGAATTCCGTGCAGGGCGGCCTCCTCCGACTCGAACGTGATCGCCTTGCCCTCAAAACGAAGGCCCTCCTTTCCGGTGATCTTGGCAACGGCCCCCTCGGGAGCGAGATTGCCATAGAGAATGCGCAGGTGGCTGTCGGGCTTGATTGGATTGGAGAGAGGACGAACAACGTCCTGATCGACCGGATAAGGACGTACATCCTTCAGGTTCTCAGCCAGCGTCTTGCCGGTCACGGTAAGCACATCGCCGTGAAGCAGGCCTGCGTCGAGGAGCACCTTCATGAGCGGGGGAAGGCCACCGACGCGGACCAGGTGGGACATGTTGTATTTTCCGGATGGTTTCAGATCGGCCAGAACCGGGACGCGCTTGCCGATGCGTGTAAAGTCATCGATCGACAGTTTGACTTTGGCGGTGTGCGCCATGGCAAGCAGGTGGAGCACGGCATTGGTCGAGCCAGCGAGGGCGATCACGACGGTGATGGCGTTTTCAAATGCCTTTTTCGTCAGGATGTCGCTTGGCCGGATACCTGCCTTGAGCAGGGCGAGCGCGGCGGCACCGGCGCGGCGGCAGTCGTCCTTCTTTTCGGCACCGACTGCGAGCTGGGCGGAGCTGTTTGGCAGGCTGAGTCCCAGTGCCTCGATTGCGGAGGCCATGGTATTGGCGGTGTACATGCCGCCGCAGGAACCAGGACCGGGAATCGAGCAGCCTTCGATGGTCGCGAGGCCCTTGTCGTCGAGCGTGTGGGCGGCGTGTCTTCCCACAGCTTCAAACACCGAGACAATATCGCATTCCGCCTTTGAGTCGGGATGGATGCCTGGCAGGATGGTTCCTCCGTAGACAAACACGCTGGGCCGGTTCAGGCGTGTCATGGCCATGACGCAGCCTGGCATGTTCTTGTCGCATCCGCCGATGGTGACCAGGGCGTCGAAACCCTCCGCGCCTGTGACGGTTTCGATCGAGTCGGCGATCACCTCGCGCGAGACAAGCGAGTAGCGCATGCCCGACGTGCCCATGGAAATGGCGTCCGATACGGTGATCGTTCCAAAAATGATGGCTTTGCCCCCCGCCGCATTGGCGCCTGCCTCCGCTTCGCGGGCGAGCTGGTCGATGTGCATGTTGCAGGGTGTGACCATGCTCCAGGTTGATGCTATGCCGACGACGGGCTTTTTGAAATCGCCGTCTTTGAAGCCGACGGCGCGCAGCATGGAGCGGTTGGGAGCGCGGTCCGGGCCGTCGAGCACGATGGAGGAATAGGGGCGTTGCGGGTCTGCTGTGGAGCTCATGGGAAAATCGGATCAATGAAACCAAATGACCGCTTCACGGGCAAGCGGTGTTTTCCGTTTCTTTCGGGGTTGCTTCGGTGGAAGGAGGCCAGCATCAAAGCGCTTTTCGCGGCATGGCGTTCAATCTTCAGAAAGTACTCAAGGCGCTCCTCTTTTCGTCGAGCCAGCCTCTTGCCATCAAGGACATTCAGGCTGCCTTCGCACGGTTTCATGAACAGGCTGTACTGCCTCTGGCGCCGGCGCGGGATACGGATGCGCCGGCTCCCTCCCAGTCCTCGACCGAAGTCAATTCAGGCGCTGACACTTCCGCGGGCCAGGATTCATCGGCATCGGCGGATGCACAGGCAGTCGAAAGTCCAGCAACTGAACCCGAGCCGGCGGTTACCGAACCGGAGAGTGTCGAATTGTACCTGGATGTGCCGTCGCTGGTGACGGCGACGCAGATTCGGGAGGCGATGGAAGCGCTTGCCGCTGCGATTCGCGAGGAGAATGGCGTCTTCCTGCTCGTCGAGGGCCCAACGGGCTACCGTCTGGTCACGCATCCCCGCTACGCGAGATGGATTCGCATCCTGCGCGATGAGCCTCCGCCGGTGAAGTTGACGCAATCGGCGCTGGAGACTCTGGCGATCATCGCCTACCGCCAGCCTGTCACGCGCACGGAGATTGAAACGATCCGGGGAGTTTCCGCGGAGGCGGGGCTGGGCAAGCTCCTGGAGCGCGACATGATCTATGTCGTCGGGCGGGCCGACCTGCCCGGCCGGCCGCTGCAATACGGGACGACGGACAGATTTCTCGATTTCGTCGGCGTGAAATCCCTCGTGGAGCTTCCGTCCTCAGACGTGCTGTCGCCCCGTCAGATTGACGAGTGGCTGAAGAGCGCGATCAATCCGAAACCCCTTACGGATGCGGAAATGGGCCTGCCACTCGAGGAAGGCGAGGGTTCCTCACCCAATCGTGAGTCGGTTGCCATTGAACATGCGGTCCCGGGACCGGCGGAGTTGCCGGACATTGAGGCGCCGGATGAAGGGGGGCGGGGCAGTGTGATGGAAATCACGCCGACGCCGCTTGCGGAAGCGCCGAAGGACGATCAGAAGAATTCACATTCGGCCTGATGGACCTCGCACACATTCGTTCCCAGATAGACTCCCTCGACCTGCAGATTGTCGAACTGCTGAATCAGCGTCTTTCACTTGCCGCGGAAATTGGGAAAGTGAAGCGCAGCCAGGGCGGACGCATCTATGTGGCGGAGCGGGAGGATGCGGTGTTCCGGAAAGTGTGCGAGTTGAACCGCGGTCCGATCAAAAACGACGCGTTGAAGGCCATCTACCGCGAAATCATGTCGGCGGCGATCGCGCTGGAGAAGCCGCTGCTCATCGCGTTTCTTGGCCCGGAGGCGACGAACACGCACGCCGCCGCGATGAAGAAGTTCGGCGCGAGCGTGGATTACCACGCCATGACGTCGATTGGGGACATCTTCACCGCCGTTGAAAAGGGTGAGGCGGACTATGCGGTGATTCCGATCGAGAATTCGACGGAGGGCAGTGTGCGCGAGACGCTCGACTGCTTCGTTGAGAGCGATCTGAAGATCGTTGCGCAGGTGTATCTGGAGATCACTCACGCCCTGATTTCGAACTCGTCGATTGAGAAGATCCAGAAGGTGTATTCCAAGGATCAGGCCATTGCGCAGTGTCGCAACTGGCTGCAGCGCCACCTGCCGCACGCCCAGTTGATCGATGCTGCCAGCACCTCGCGGGCCGTGCAGATCGCCAGGGAGGAAACCGGTGCAGCGGCAATCGCGAGTGAACTTGCCGCCCAGTTCCACGGGGTCCCGGTCGTCGCGAAAAACATCCAAGACAAGGCTGACAACACGACTCGTTTTTTTGTGCTCGGCAAGAAACCCTCGGGCCACGTTGGCAATGGGCGGGACATCTCCAGCTTTCTGATTTCCCTTGGCGATGAGGCGTCAGGACGCTCGGGCGCGCTGCTCAAGATGCTCATGCCGCTTGCAGAACGCGGGATCAATCTCTCGAAGATCGAATCGCGGCCGAGCAAGAAACGCCCCTGGGACTACTATTTCTTCATCGACGTAAAAGGCCACTTCGACGAACCCGAACTGAAGCAGGCCCTCTCCGAATTGAAGGCATTTTGTCCCCTTGTGAAGTGGTTGGGAAGCTACCCGTCTGTGGCCTAGTGATCGTTGCGGACCCGAGCCAGGAGCGGCTTCCAGCGGCTGCGGGGATGTACTATCCTTTCAATTGAGCGGCCGGTGAATCCGCCCAGACGATGAGCCAGCCGCTTTCGGGATCGACGTAGACGAGCGTCGATGTGGCACCGTCAGCCTGGACAAAGTCGGCGTGGGCAAGTGGTCCGCGGGAATTCATCGACGAAGCCGGCGCGCGAAAATGCAGCACGAGGGCAAGGGCTGCGGCGGCTCCGAGGGAAAGAGCTGGAACGCCCCATCGAAACCACGGACTTGAGGTCCTGGGAGAATTTGCCGGACGCCGTGCGCGGATGCGGTCCTGCAGTGTTGTCCATTCGGCGCTGGCGGAAGGCACCGCTGCCTCAAGACTGGCCTTCCTCATCGCCGCCGAGGCGGCGGAAAGCAGCCGGCGTTGTCGACCGCAGGATGCACATGCCGCGCAATGGGCCTCCAGCTCCGCGAGTTCGTCGACGGTAAGGCCGCCATCGGGCTCGCTCAGCAACAGGGGTTCAATTGTGCGGCATGTGGACATTGCCTGAGGCACCTGCAGTCAATTCTGTTGGAGGGCGGAACGATCAATAGCGACCATAGCCATTGCTGACAACCACACGGTCGTTGTATCCGTGGTCAATCCAGACACGCTCCGTGCGAGTCTCGTAGCACCCCCCCACCTGGCTTCTCATGCGGCGGCCGCAGGAGTCGACTGTCACCACCCACCTTGCGGGAATCCAGACGCGCCTGCTGACGGTTTCCCAATGGCCATGGGAGTGACCCCGTACGACCACGGGCGGGCTGCAACGATCACCCCGGTCGAAATGCGAACCAACGATGACGCCTCCGATGAAGCCGCCGATGGCGGCGGCAACCTTGTCGCCCCTATCGCCTGCCCGAACAGGTGAGGCAAGGGAAGTCAGGGCTGCCAGTGCTGCGGTGATTGAGAGGATTTTTGTTTTCATGATATTTTGGTGTCCGCTCAATCTGACGATTCTCATCGCCGATTTATTCCGTGAAATCACGAGTTTCGTAAGCGACTTATTGTAAGCTGCTTGAACAGCCAGGCGATCATCGTGCGATGACAATGATTGCGTAGGCATCCCCATCCCTGCCTGTTCCGGGTCCACCCAGAACCGCAGGAACGCCCGGACGAAGCGCCAGTCCTGTTTTCATGAGTGTGCTTTTTCCACGCACCCAGGTGGCATCGATGCGATCGCTGTTTCTGCCTTCGATCTCGAGTTGGAGTTGGTGACCTCCGCCCAGGACGATCCCTCCCTTGCCCGGAGCGTGGAGGCGCGTGCTGCCTTCGCCGACGAGCCGAAAGCTCTCGAAACGGAGGATTCGTCTCAGGGTCGGCACGTAGGGCTTGAGTTCCGGATCCGAAGGCCCAGGGCTCCGCGAAGCGGTCACAAGCAATGCCTTGATCTCGGCGGCGGCTCCCGGCGTGGGAACGGCCAGCGTGGCGAAGGCGAATAGCATGAGGAGGTGGAGAGTCAGTCGCATGGCAGATCCTTGAGTTGCTTGAGCAGAAGTCGACGGGCGTGGTGGAGGCGGGACATGACGGTTCCGACCGGGCAGTTGAGCGTGGCGGCGATTTCGGCGTAGGATAAACCTTCGAGCTCACGCATGGCGAGCACGGCGCGTGGAACTGCGGGCAGCCCGGCGAGCGCCTTTTCGAGACGCTCCGCCCGCTCGTGTTCTTCGACATGCTCGCTGGGGCCGGGCCCCGGATCCGGGAATTCCATTTCATGTGCGGTCGTTGAATCGCCGTCGTTCCGGCTGAAGGGCAGGAAACGGTCGAACCAGCGGCGGCGTTTCCGCACGTGATCGATCGCGCGCCGCGTCGCGAGAGTGAACATCCAGGTCGCGAACCGTGCCTCGCCTCGAAAGCTCCCCAATTGTTTCCATGCGGAGAACCAGATGTCCTGGCAGAGATCGCGGGCATCCTCGTGATTGCGGACAATGGAGAAGACCCGCCTGAATACCCCTTCATGGTGCGATTGCATGAGCAGGCCAAATGCCTGCGCCTCGCCATTCCGCGCCCGCGCGATCAGGTCTGATTCGGCATCGGCGGAATTGTGGTCTGTGGGGAGGGCCTTTTCCTGATCGGCCATGGAGGCTGGCGGCATGTTGGAGGCGGATGCGTGCCGTGCAAGTCCTCTCGCATGGCGCTTTTCCTACTGACGCTGATAGGTGCGGTGCGGATACCAAGCGTCGCCAAAGCGTGCGTGCGCTTGACGTTTGAGGCGCCAGACCGACAAATTCCCGCGGAAGACGGAACCGCATGCACATCGTCGTCATCCGCGCTTCACAAGCATCTGTGTGGCGCGGGACGTGTGTGCCGCATCGCGGACGTTCGTGCAGCCTCATTGGTGATTCACCGCTGGTGCGTTGAATCGACGGCGGTCTTCAATTGCTTTGAGAAATTCGTGGCGATCTGGCATGGGGTTTTTTCCGTGAAACCGCTGTTTGTTGCCGTGTCCGTGTTTTCGGTGGTGCTCGTGCTGCCGATGCGTTCATCCCCGTCCGCCCAGCCACCGAATGTCGTCGTCATTCTCGCCGATGACCAGGGATGGGGGGACCTTGGTTTCAACGGGAACCGGATGGTTTCCACTCCGCGA
This window encodes:
- the rsmI gene encoding 16S rRNA (cytidine(1402)-2'-O)-methyltransferase; its protein translation is MTDASHNRSLVPTPGHLYVIATPIGNLADVSERARALLGAVDVVACEDTRTTGALLSRFGLRRELVSYHEHNEEKVADELAERIRGGASVAVVSDAGTPGLSDPGFRLVRACRRLGLPVVPVPGPTALAAVLSASGLPTHGFLFVGFLPPRSAARTAFLNKYRDFDYTLVVYESCHRILKFADEIVACLGPDRVVCIAKEVTKLHELFLVGRSGEVRERLATVSIKGEFVALIAPPSFTL
- a CDS encoding glucose-6-phosphate isomerase, translated to MSWSRFKKYLYQNPDLGLSVDISRIPFPDGFLATMEKPMQSAYAAMKALETGAISNPDENRMVGHYWLRAPELAPTAGLKAEISQTLGAIKAFASKVHEGVVHGPSGKFTHLLVVGIGGSALGPQFVHHALGRPGKDRMAVSFFDNTDPDGIDYVLAGLAGRLPTTLVVVISKSGGTPETRNGQLEAAMAFKAAGLDFSRHAVAVTGAGSRLDQTAEKEGWLARFPMWDWVGGRTSELSAVGLLPAALQGIDIDALLAGASAVDTVTRGTTTSENPAALIALMWYFATEARGSKDMVVLPYKDRLLLFSRYLQQLVMESLGKELDLQGRVVNQGIAVYGNKGSTDQHAYVQQLREGVNNFFVTFIEVLKDRAGTSLEVDPGVTSGDYLQGFLLGTRDALSEKDRSSLTITVNEISPRTIGMLIALYERVVGLYASLIGINAYHQPGVEAGKKAAGGVLVIKVKVAAALASMPGKAHTPESLAAHIGAPEHTEQVYKILERLVANGLAKRQGKSPWYESTYSV
- the ilvD gene encoding dihydroxy-acid dehydratase, encoding MSSTADPQRPYSSIVLDGPDRAPNRSMLRAVGFKDGDFKKPVVGIASTWSMVTPCNMHIDQLAREAEAGANAAGGKAIIFGTITVSDAISMGTSGMRYSLVSREVIADSIETVTGAEGFDALVTIGGCDKNMPGCVMAMTRLNRPSVFVYGGTILPGIHPDSKAECDIVSVFEAVGRHAAHTLDDKGLATIEGCSIPGPGSCGGMYTANTMASAIEALGLSLPNSSAQLAVGAEKKDDCRRAGAAALALLKAGIRPSDILTKKAFENAITVVIALAGSTNAVLHLLAMAHTAKVKLSIDDFTRIGKRVPVLADLKPSGKYNMSHLVRVGGLPPLMKVLLDAGLLHGDVLTVTGKTLAENLKDVRPYPVDQDVVRPLSNPIKPDSHLRILYGNLAPEGAVAKITGKEGLRFEGKAITFESEEAALHGILDGKVKAGHVVVIRNEGPRGGPGMREMLGPTSAIMGKGLGKDVALITDGRFSGGSHGFVVGHITPEAAIGGPIAIIRNGDPISIDAVRNELSLNLPAKEIKARLKAWKPKKPKETRGVLAKYAALVTTASEGAVTDKYL
- the scpB gene encoding SMC-Scp complex subunit ScpB, with the translated sequence MAFNLQKVLKALLFSSSQPLAIKDIQAAFARFHEQAVLPLAPARDTDAPAPSQSSTEVNSGADTSAGQDSSASADAQAVESPATEPEPAVTEPESVELYLDVPSLVTATQIREAMEALAAAIREENGVFLLVEGPTGYRLVTHPRYARWIRILRDEPPPVKLTQSALETLAIIAYRQPVTRTEIETIRGVSAEAGLGKLLERDMIYVVGRADLPGRPLQYGTTDRFLDFVGVKSLVELPSSDVLSPRQIDEWLKSAINPKPLTDAEMGLPLEEGEGSSPNRESVAIEHAVPGPAELPDIEAPDEGGRGSVMEITPTPLAEAPKDDQKNSHSA
- the pheA gene encoding prephenate dehydratase, coding for MDLAHIRSQIDSLDLQIVELLNQRLSLAAEIGKVKRSQGGRIYVAEREDAVFRKVCELNRGPIKNDALKAIYREIMSAAIALEKPLLIAFLGPEATNTHAAAMKKFGASVDYHAMTSIGDIFTAVEKGEADYAVIPIENSTEGSVRETLDCFVESDLKIVAQVYLEITHALISNSSIEKIQKVYSKDQAIAQCRNWLQRHLPHAQLIDAASTSRAVQIAREETGAAAIASELAAQFHGVPVVAKNIQDKADNTTRFFVLGKKPSGHVGNGRDISSFLISLGDEASGRSGALLKMLMPLAERGINLSKIESRPSKKRPWDYYFFIDVKGHFDEPELKQALSELKAFCPLVKWLGSYPSVA
- a CDS encoding zf-HC2 domain-containing protein, yielding MSTCRTIEPLLLSEPDGGLTVDELAELEAHCAACASCGRQRRLLSAASAAMRKASLEAAVPSASAEWTTLQDRIRARRPANSPRTSSPWFRWGVPALSLGAAAALALVLHFRAPASSMNSRGPLAHADFVQADGATSTLVYVDPESGWLIVWADSPAAQLKG
- a CDS encoding sigma-70 family RNA polymerase sigma factor, producing MPPASMADQEKALPTDHNSADAESDLIARARNGEAQAFGLLMQSHHEGVFRRVFSIVRNHEDARDLCQDIWFSAWKQLGSFRGEARFATWMFTLATRRAIDHVRKRRRWFDRFLPFSRNDGDSTTAHEMEFPDPGPGPSEHVEEHERAERLEKALAGLPAVPRAVLAMRELEGLSYAEIAATLNCPVGTVMSRLHHARRLLLKQLKDLPCD